In Allocoprobacillus halotolerans, a genomic segment contains:
- a CDS encoding energy-coupled thiamine transporter ThiT: MKKIFRVDYSIRNMCMLAMFMAITLVLSYVNEIIPSLPQGGTISVDVIAIMLCGYLMGAGYGVICGVGVALLQFILGLAHYYGPWSVLLDYVLPLAVCGLTPLIKTQKIGNISICWGVLLAMFLKYLSHFASGAFLFASYAPEGMNPVVYSLGYNAIYVGPTLILCMIVVPLLYNRLKNVFS; encoded by the coding sequence ATGAAAAAGATTTTTAGAGTAGACTACTCAATTCGAAACATGTGTATGTTAGCCATGTTTATGGCAATTACACTTGTTTTAAGTTATGTCAATGAAATCATTCCATCATTACCACAGGGTGGAACAATTTCGGTTGATGTGATTGCGATTATGTTATGTGGTTATTTGATGGGCGCAGGTTATGGTGTGATTTGTGGAGTAGGTGTCGCACTTTTACAATTTATTTTAGGATTAGCACACTATTATGGACCATGGTCAGTGTTATTAGATTATGTCTTACCATTAGCTGTTTGTGGTTTAACACCATTAATCAAAACACAGAAGATAGGAAATATTTCTATTTGTTGGGGTGTTCTTTTGGCAATGTTTTTAAAATATTTATCACATTTTGCTTCAGGCGCTTTTTTATTTGCCAGCTATGCACCTGAAGGGATGAATCCAGTTGTTTATTCACTAGGATATAATGCGATTTATGTTGGACCTACATTGATTCTTTGTATGATTGTTGTACCACTTTTATATAATCGTTTGAAAAATGTTTTTTCATGA